Proteins co-encoded in one Colletes latitarsis isolate SP2378_abdomen chromosome 13, iyColLati1, whole genome shotgun sequence genomic window:
- the LOC143349329 gene encoding uncharacterized protein LOC143349329 isoform X2, with amino-acid sequence MSAAVRERTTAHTSRKIVSHGVSISGQSQPATTANSLENNLDALLEDLQTSVSRSTTPSRGGVAPSSQVEYRVAANPTKVVSEARPISPSRTMTTTTEKYVSSGPSGATSGIPGLEFIDSELQNVQPGQSKTIAYKQVSYQYNKNLDGKPIDTWTTTDNALPNASSALIDNIRERTYEESTIHRGSEPISKTFNRELVYSDGSTPRSKQTSPLPSVQQRDVKYIHESSCYQTEPAPFLTTGTTNATQEYGNTEYIPVPSPTPTIPINLAPGPNTKVTTTIKTYTYELPGAPETYLPGGGVPGTVVLPGDQTITYTLPKGASSTTDKTVTYQTVTENVPPRTPIRYGSPPLVTDITKKSTTLHQESKFFREEHLGGQPGQPTPVVYHSDPPLQTTLTRNEKYYQVEGNYPNGHAPGDRPDYPGTTVIYQNQPPTINETHTTINRIEEHYPSRSPPSGRYVTPDKPGTPVNYYTVTPQTTPPQSNTTIYKFSNTTTTVPPNKNAEDHEVLLPKPFPVGGVQVCPPKPATIEQTPPKKLEDLMASFSDSEREVLENIEKREKGQQKESPSVKKEVDFVPHTPPKVKSKNVAGPPVYYPPGSGEFTKKEESSAAMSQARWQKASAKYEYEASSKSKSKTKSGGAVVPVCLPLCCAMPCVII; translated from the exons ATGTCAGCAGCGGTGAGGGAGAGAACGACAGCACACACCAGCAGAAAGATCGTGAGTCATGGCGTTTCTATATCTGGCCAGAGCCAGCCAGCAACCACGGCCAACAGCCTCGAAAACAACTTAG ATGCTCTTCTCGAGGACTTGCAAACAAGTGTCTCGAGAAGTACCACCCCAAGTCGAGGAGGCGTAGCACCGTCGTCCCAAGTGGAGTATCGCGTGGCTGCAAATCCCACCAAAGTGGTATCCGAGGCCAG ACCCATTTCACCATCGCGAACGATGACCACCACCACGGAGAAATACGTGAGCAGTGGACCAAGTGGTGCGACGAGTGGCATACCCGGTTTAGAGTTCATCGATTCGGAATTGCAAAAC GTACAGCCTGGTCAAAGCAAAACGATTGCGTACAAACAAGTGTCGTACCAATACAACAAGAATCTCGATGGAAAGCCAATCG ATACGTGGACAACAACGGACAATGCGTTGCCTAATGCTAGCTCGGCCTTGAT CGACAACATCCGTGAAAGAACTTACGAAGAAAGCACGATCCACCGTGGCTCGGAACCAATTAGCAAAACATTCAATAGAGAACTA GTATACAGCGACGGTTCTACGCCTCGTTCGAAACAGACTTCGCCTCTACCCAGCGTCCAACAGAGGGACGTCAAATATATTCATGAATCTTCGT GTTACCAAACGGAACCAGCCCCGTTCCTGACCACGGGGACTACAAACGCCACTCAAGAATACGGAAACACGGAGTACATACCAGTGCCATCGCCAACGCCAACGATACCGATCAATCTGGCACCGGGTCCAAACACGAAAGTTACGACCACGATTAAAACATATACCTACGAGTTACCAGGGGCGCCTGAAACGTATTTACCGGGTGGCGGTGTGCCAGGGACTGTTGTGCTTCCAGGCGATCAAACAATTACGTACACGTTACCGAAAGGCGCTAGCTCCACCACGGATAAAACGGTCACCTATCAAACGGTGACCGAAAATGTTCCGCCCAGAACACCGATCAGATACGGAAGCCCACCTCTGGTGACGGACATCACGAAAAAGTCTACGACCCTGCACCAAGAGTCGAAATTCTTCCGCGAAGAACACCTCGGAGGCCAGCCAGGGCAACCGACCCCGGTTGTCTATCATTCTGACCCGCCATTGCAGACCACGCTCACGCGAAATGAAAAATACTACCAGGTCGAGGGTAATTACCCTAACGGACATGCTCCTGGTGATCGACCAGACTACCCAGGCACCACGGTCATTTATCAAAATCAACCACCCACGATAAACGAGACGCACACCACGATAAATCGAATCGAGGAACATTATCCCAGCCGGTCGCCACCCAGTGGCCGATACGTGACACCCGACAAACCAGGAACACCGGTTAATTATTATACTGTAACGCCACAGACCACCCCACCGCAATCTAACACGACTATATATAAATTTTCTAACACGACCACGACGGTACCGCCTAACAAGAACGCCGAAGACCATGAGGTGTTGTTACCAAAACCATTTCCGGTCGGTGGCGTTCAAGTCTGTCCGCCTAAGCCTGCTACGATCGAGCAAACTCCACCGAAGAAATTGGAAGACCTTATGGCATCCTTCTCTGACTCCGAG CGCGAAGTACTAGAAAACATCGAGAAAAGAGAAAAAGGACAACAAAAAGAATCACCGTCCGTTAAAAAGGAAGTCGACTTTGTGCCCCACACACCGCCCAAAGTAAAAAGCAAAAATGTAGCTGGGCCTCCGGTTTACTACCCCCCTGGATCAGGAGAATTTACCAAAAAAGAAGAATCTAGCGCAGCAATGTCGCAGGCAA GATGGCAAAAAGCTAGCGCAAAATACGAATACGAGGCATCTAGCAAGAGCAAATCGAAAACCAAAAGCGGAGGGGCTGTGGTTCCCGTTTGTCTGCCCCTTTGCTGTGCCATGCCGTGTGTAATTATATAA
- the LOC143349283 gene encoding uncharacterized protein LOC143349283, with the protein MPSSKTRIAIIGGGVAGLVVARHTAARLDTYSVTLFEQTDQIGGTWVYTNETDVDKRGLPIHSSMYKNLRTNLPREIMQIPDFPMKNNEGSSFVHHSVIREYLLDYAKHFNLYSHIKFNALVKHVEPETLRNGQTIWMITYEDMETNVEITKTFDAVVVCNGHYTVGHIPRIPGIESFSGGRIHSHQYRIPEAYARKKVCILGASWSGIDIAVEVSQYAEKVYLSHNLPEPVDTKMLANVEQRPGIESIQGNIFIFRDGSTAEIDNFIYCTGYEFSYPFMSAKVELRTDDNHVEPIYKHLIHMDYPNLFIMGLPGIVIPFPMFHIQAQYILGILKGHIKLPPYEQMRDEYEAEKKSLLDQGIPLRHINKLKERQWAYYDEIAAIVNVPSFPPVIKKIYNHVNQLRESDFTTYKNYQYRIIDDENFVVCCCKPC; encoded by the exons ATGCCTAGTAGCAAAACGAGAATTGCCATAATTGGCGGTGGTGTGGCCGGATTGGTGGTAGCTCGTCACACAGCTGCCAGGTTGGATACCTATAGTGTTACTTTATTCGAGCAAACCGATCAAATTGGCGGAACGTGGGTTTATACTAACGAAACTGACGTCGATAAACGTGGATTACCAATTCACAGTAGCATGTACAAGAACCTAAG AACAAATCTTCCTAGGGAAattatgcaaataccagattttCCAATGAAAAATAACGAGGGATCGTCATTTGTCCATCACAGTGTAATTCGGGAGTATCTTTTGGATTACGCGAAGCATTTTAACTTGTATTCTCATATaaag TTCAACGCACTGGTGAAACACGTGGAACCAGAGACTCTGCGAAACGGGCAGACAATCTGGATGATCACTTACGAAGACATGGAAACCAACGTAGAAATCACTAAAACGTTCGACGCCGTGGTCGTGTGCAATGGTCATTACACTGTAGGTCATATTCCACGCATTCCAGGTATCGAAAGTTTCTCTGGAGGACGCATACATTCACATCAGTACAGAATACCTGAAGCATACGCTAGAAAGAAAGTTTGCATCCTCGGTGCATCTTGGTCTGGTATTGATATTGCTGTTGAGGTCTCGCAATATGCAGAGAAG GTGTATCTAAGCCACAATCTACCAGAGCCTGTTGATACCAAAATGTTGGCAAACGTGGAGCAGAGGCCTGGAATAGAATCTATTCAAgggaatattttcattttccgcGATGGTTCCACGGCTGAAATAGACAACTTCATATATTGTACCG GATACGAGTTTTCTTATCCATTTATGTCTGCTAAAGTTGAGTTGCGTACGGACGACAACCACGTCGAGCCGATTTACAAACACCTGATACACATGGATTATCCAAATTTGTTTATTATGGGACTACCGGGAATAGTAATTCCTTTCCCGATGTTCCATATACAAGCACAGTACATTCTAGGTATTCTCAAAGGTCATATTAAATTACCTCCTTACGAACAAATGCGCGACGAATACGAGGCTGAAAAGAAATCTTTATTAGATCAAGGCATCCCG TTAAGGCACATCAATAAACTGAAGGAGAGACAGTGGGCATATTACGATGAAATTGCTGCGATCGTAAATGTCCCGAGTTTCCCGCCAGTAATTAAAAAAATCTACAACCATGTGAATCAATTGCGTGAATCGGATTTCACCACTTACAAGAACTATCAGTATCGCATAATCGACGATGAGAATTTCGTAGTGTGTTGCTGTAAGCCTTGTTAG
- the LOC143349330 gene encoding dynein light chain Tctex-type protein 2B isoform X1: MEENIEIKDSLESANELPVENIEEEEKSQVKLEILEVAETAPSQQPVYQIRPQLHEKFKPLSAKEVIHNVLFDQLSAKTYDSQEAVQWTKDIADIIREKVKGEVSFCKSELKFKRYKYIVNVVLGEQHGAGIKMGTRCIWDAEADTYAYDSFINDTIFCVATVYAVYFY; the protein is encoded by the exons ATGGAAGAAAACATTGAAATCAAAGATTCGTTGGAATCAGCTAACGAATTGCCCGTAGAAAATATCGAGGAAGAAGAGAAATCGCAGGTGAAATTAGAAATCCTCGAAGTCGCGGAAACTGCACCTTCTCAACAACCAGTCTATCAAATACGACCACAACTACACGAGAA GTTTAAACCCTTAAGTGCTAAAGAAGTTATACATAATGTATTGTTCGATCAGCTTTCTGCGAAAACATACGATAGTCAAGAAGCTGTTCAATGGACTAAAGATATAGCAGATATAATTAGAGAGAAAGTTAAAGGTGAAGTTTCTTTCTGCAAATCGG AGTTAAAGTTCAAACGTTACAAATATATTGTAAATGTGGTTTTGGGTGAGCAACACGGTGCAGGGATAAAAATGGGTACAAGATGTATTTGGGATGCAGAAGCAGATACGTATGCTTATGATAGTTTCATAAAT GACACAATATTCTGTGTGGCCACTGTGTACgctgtatatttttattaa
- the LOC143349418 gene encoding uncharacterized protein LOC143349418, with translation MASHNPNSKNYNIKLIDTLYNQVPAFTDVFDEETWYIFVACFVAGTFLVAFILSRFITLKPVE, from the coding sequence ATGGCAAGTCACAATCCAAATAGtaagaattataatattaaacttATTGACACGCTTTATAATCAGGTCCCAGCTTTTACAGATGTTTTTGACGAAGAAACATGGTATATTTTTGTTGCCTGCTTTGTAGCAGGGACATTTTTAGTTGCATTTATTCTCTCAAGATTCATTACACTGAAACCTGTagagtaa
- the LOC143349329 gene encoding uncharacterized protein LOC143349329 isoform X1 → MSAAVRERTTAHTSRKIVSHGVSISGQSQPATTANSLENNLDALLEDLQTSVSRSTTPSRGGVAPSSQVEYRVAANPTKVVSEARPISPSRTMTTTTEKYVSSGPSGATSGIPGLEFIDSELQNVQPGQSKTIAYKQVSYQYNKNLDGKPIDTWTTTDNALPNASSALIDNIRERTYEESTIHRGSEPISKTFNRELVYSDGSTPRSKQTSPLPSVQQRDVKYIHESSCYQTEPAPFLTTGTTNATQEYGNTEYIPVPSPTPTIPINLAPGPNTKVTTTIKTYTYELPGAPETYLPGGGVPGTVVLPGDQTITYTLPKGASSTTDKTVTYQTVTENVPPRTPIRYGSPPLVTDITKKSTTLHQESKFFREEHLGGQPGQPTPVVYHSDPPLQTTLTRNEKYYQVEGNYPNGHAPGDRPDYPGTTVIYQNQPPTINETHTTINRIEEHYPSRSPPSGRYVTPDKPGTPVNYYTVTPQTTPPQSNTTIYKFSNTTTTVPPNKNAEDHEVLLPKPFPVGGVQVCPPKPATIEQTPPKKLEDLMASFSDSEREVLENIEKREKGQQKESPSVKKEVDFVPHTPPKVKSKNVAGPPVYYPPGSGEFTKKEESSAAMSQASGGWQKASAKYEYEASSKSKSKTKSGGAVVPVCLPLCCAMPCVII, encoded by the exons ATGTCAGCAGCGGTGAGGGAGAGAACGACAGCACACACCAGCAGAAAGATCGTGAGTCATGGCGTTTCTATATCTGGCCAGAGCCAGCCAGCAACCACGGCCAACAGCCTCGAAAACAACTTAG ATGCTCTTCTCGAGGACTTGCAAACAAGTGTCTCGAGAAGTACCACCCCAAGTCGAGGAGGCGTAGCACCGTCGTCCCAAGTGGAGTATCGCGTGGCTGCAAATCCCACCAAAGTGGTATCCGAGGCCAG ACCCATTTCACCATCGCGAACGATGACCACCACCACGGAGAAATACGTGAGCAGTGGACCAAGTGGTGCGACGAGTGGCATACCCGGTTTAGAGTTCATCGATTCGGAATTGCAAAAC GTACAGCCTGGTCAAAGCAAAACGATTGCGTACAAACAAGTGTCGTACCAATACAACAAGAATCTCGATGGAAAGCCAATCG ATACGTGGACAACAACGGACAATGCGTTGCCTAATGCTAGCTCGGCCTTGAT CGACAACATCCGTGAAAGAACTTACGAAGAAAGCACGATCCACCGTGGCTCGGAACCAATTAGCAAAACATTCAATAGAGAACTA GTATACAGCGACGGTTCTACGCCTCGTTCGAAACAGACTTCGCCTCTACCCAGCGTCCAACAGAGGGACGTCAAATATATTCATGAATCTTCGT GTTACCAAACGGAACCAGCCCCGTTCCTGACCACGGGGACTACAAACGCCACTCAAGAATACGGAAACACGGAGTACATACCAGTGCCATCGCCAACGCCAACGATACCGATCAATCTGGCACCGGGTCCAAACACGAAAGTTACGACCACGATTAAAACATATACCTACGAGTTACCAGGGGCGCCTGAAACGTATTTACCGGGTGGCGGTGTGCCAGGGACTGTTGTGCTTCCAGGCGATCAAACAATTACGTACACGTTACCGAAAGGCGCTAGCTCCACCACGGATAAAACGGTCACCTATCAAACGGTGACCGAAAATGTTCCGCCCAGAACACCGATCAGATACGGAAGCCCACCTCTGGTGACGGACATCACGAAAAAGTCTACGACCCTGCACCAAGAGTCGAAATTCTTCCGCGAAGAACACCTCGGAGGCCAGCCAGGGCAACCGACCCCGGTTGTCTATCATTCTGACCCGCCATTGCAGACCACGCTCACGCGAAATGAAAAATACTACCAGGTCGAGGGTAATTACCCTAACGGACATGCTCCTGGTGATCGACCAGACTACCCAGGCACCACGGTCATTTATCAAAATCAACCACCCACGATAAACGAGACGCACACCACGATAAATCGAATCGAGGAACATTATCCCAGCCGGTCGCCACCCAGTGGCCGATACGTGACACCCGACAAACCAGGAACACCGGTTAATTATTATACTGTAACGCCACAGACCACCCCACCGCAATCTAACACGACTATATATAAATTTTCTAACACGACCACGACGGTACCGCCTAACAAGAACGCCGAAGACCATGAGGTGTTGTTACCAAAACCATTTCCGGTCGGTGGCGTTCAAGTCTGTCCGCCTAAGCCTGCTACGATCGAGCAAACTCCACCGAAGAAATTGGAAGACCTTATGGCATCCTTCTCTGACTCCGAG CGCGAAGTACTAGAAAACATCGAGAAAAGAGAAAAAGGACAACAAAAAGAATCACCGTCCGTTAAAAAGGAAGTCGACTTTGTGCCCCACACACCGCCCAAAGTAAAAAGCAAAAATGTAGCTGGGCCTCCGGTTTACTACCCCCCTGGATCAGGAGAATTTACCAAAAAAGAAGAATCTAGCGCAGCAATGTCGCAGGCAAGT GGAGGATGGCAAAAAGCTAGCGCAAAATACGAATACGAGGCATCTAGCAAGAGCAAATCGAAAACCAAAAGCGGAGGGGCTGTGGTTCCCGTTTGTCTGCCCCTTTGCTGTGCCATGCCGTGTGTAATTATATAA
- the LOC143349330 gene encoding dynein light chain Tctex-type protein 2B isoform X2 has translation MEENIEIKDSLESANELPVENIEEEEKSQVKLEILEVAETAPSQQPVYQIRPQLHEKFKPLSAKEVIHNVLFDQLSAKTYDSQEAVQWTKDIADIIREKVKELKFKRYKYIVNVVLGEQHGAGIKMGTRCIWDAEADTYAYDSFINDTIFCVATVYAVYFY, from the exons ATGGAAGAAAACATTGAAATCAAAGATTCGTTGGAATCAGCTAACGAATTGCCCGTAGAAAATATCGAGGAAGAAGAGAAATCGCAGGTGAAATTAGAAATCCTCGAAGTCGCGGAAACTGCACCTTCTCAACAACCAGTCTATCAAATACGACCACAACTACACGAGAA GTTTAAACCCTTAAGTGCTAAAGAAGTTATACATAATGTATTGTTCGATCAGCTTTCTGCGAAAACATACGATAGTCAAGAAGCTGTTCAATGGACTAAAGATATAGCAGATATAATTAGAGAGAAAGTTAAAG AGTTAAAGTTCAAACGTTACAAATATATTGTAAATGTGGTTTTGGGTGAGCAACACGGTGCAGGGATAAAAATGGGTACAAGATGTATTTGGGATGCAGAAGCAGATACGTATGCTTATGATAGTTTCATAAAT GACACAATATTCTGTGTGGCCACTGTGTACgctgtatatttttattaa